From Halorussus lipolyticus:
ATAGACGAACTCGAACCGGTGGCGACTGCCGACGAGATACTGTCTGCCCGCGAGACGGTCGATAGCGTCACCGCCGAGGAGGCGGTCCGGGAGTACGTGACCCGCCTCGCAAACTACACCCGCGACCACGCCGACCTCGGGGTGAGTCCGCGGGGGTCCATAGCGCTCCTCCGGTCGGCACAGGCCCGCGCGGTCCTCGACGGCCGGGACTACGTGGTCCCCGACGACGTGCAGTCGGAGGCCCAGTCGGTCCTCGCCCACCGCGTCCGGACCGGTGCGGGGTCGGCGGGGTCGTCCGGTCGAGACCTGATAGCCGAGGCGCTCGATTCGGTCCCGGTGGAGTGAGATGCTGACGCGACGCGGATGGGCGCTTACCGCCGTCACCGTCCTCGCGTTCGGGATGGCGGCGTGGTTCAGCGCCCGCTCGTTGAACGCCGTGGTCGGACCGGCGTTAGTCGCGCTGGCGGCCGGATGGCTCCAGTTCAGGCGGGCCGACCAGCCACAACTCGACACGAAGACGCCCGACTACGGGTTCGCCGGCGAGACGGTCACGGTCTCGCTCGACTTCGACGCCCCGACCCCGCTTTCCGGGACGGTTCGACTCGAATCCGGCGACGGCCTCGACGTGCAGAATCCCGAAGTCGAGACGACCATCGCCGACGACGAAATCGACTTCGACGTGGCGCTCGGCGAGCGAGGAGTCCAGTCTGTCGGTCCGGTCGAGGTCGTCGCCGAGGACGTACTGGGCGTCTGGTCGGAGACCTACACCTACCCGGTCACCAGCGAACTCGTCGTCTTCCCCCGGATTCACCGATTGCAGGACGCCAGCGACCTCACCGCGCTCCACCGGGAGTTCGGTCTCGGCGGCCGGGACCGGTTCGACCAACTCCGGGAGTACGAGCGCGGCGACCCCCTCCGGGACGTTCACTGGAAGTCCAGCGCCAAGCGCGCCGACGACGAACTCGTGGTGATGGAGTTCGAGGCCAACGAGGAGCGCGAGCAGGTCGAACTCCTCGCAGAGGCCGACGGCGGCCGGATGGACGACGTGGCCGAGGCGGCCGCCAGCGTCCTGACCTATCTCCTCGACGCCGGACTCGCGGTCGGTCTGACAGTCCCCGGCGGCCGGGTCGAACCCGGCGCTGGCGAGGACCACCGGACCGAACTCCTGACCCTGCTGGCCCGGTCGAACCCCGGCACCGTCAGCGACCGGCGGCGCGAGGGGACCGACGTGCTGGTGGCGGGCCGGGCCGAGTCGGAGTCCGTCACCGTCACCATCGGCGACCGGACCGTGACCTTCGGCCAGTTGTCCGGCGAGTCCGGGTCGGCCGCTGGCGGCACATCGTCGGAGGCCGACCCCGAACCGTCGAAGGCCGACCGCGAATCGCAGGTAACCGCAGACGGGGGTGAGCGCCGATGAGTACCGATAGCGCGACCGCCTCGCCGTCGTCGGACTCCTCGGTCGGCGACCGCCTCCGACTCGGCGACGTGGCGGTGTCGTACCACCTCCTCGCGGTCGGGTCGCTCGCGGTCACGATGACGACCTACCTGAGCGTCCTGTTCCACGTCACCGACATCGTGGGCGGGACCACGACCCTGCTGGGGTTGGTGGCCGGGTCCCTGCTGGCCGGGACGCTGACCGCTCGCAAACTCCGGCCCAAGCAGGCGGTGGTGCTTTCGGCCGGGTTGCTCGCGCTCGGACTTGTCGGCTACTACCTCGCGGTGCCCAGCGCCTACCTCGTGGCGATGTCGCTCGGCAAGGTCGTCTCGGACAACGTGGCCCTGCTGACCGGCCTGTCGGTCCTCCGGATGACCGAGGTCGGCGCGTGGGCACTCGGGGTCGCCCCGGCGATGGTGTTCGCGCCGTGGTACCTCGTCCTCCGTCAGCGCTACGCGCTGGCGGTCGGCGCTGGCGGGACCGCGATGGGCTTTTTCGTCCTGACGGGCGACCTGAGCAACTTCGTCACGCTGGTCGGGATGCTCTCGGCGACGGCGACCCTCGGGTTCGGGACGCTGGCGCGCCGAGGAGGAACCCCGGCGCAGGTGGACACCCTTGCGGTCGTGTTGGTGGCGATGATACTGCTGGCCTCGACGGTCAGCGTCGTGCCCGGCGGCGGCGCGAGTCCCATCCTGCCCGGCGGTGGCGCTGGCACGCCGACGGTCGAGGACGCCTTCGTCAGCAACGGCGAGCGAATGTCTATCGTCGGTTCGATTCGCCTCTCGCCGAAGGTCCGGTTCACGGTCGAGTCCGACGAACCGGGCTACTGGCGGGTCGGGGCCTACGACCGCTACGACGGCAACGGGTGGATTCGGACCGGCAACCCGCGGGATTACGGCCCGCAACCCGCGCCGCCGGGTCGGTCGCGGGCGGTCAGCCAGACCGTCACGGTGAAAGCCGAACGGATGGCCGCGATGCCCGCGATGTGGCGTCCCACTCGGTTGGAGACGGGCGACAGGGACAACACGCGGGTCAGTTCGCTCGGGGCGTTCGACCCCGTGGGCGCGCTCCGGGAGGGCGAGGAGTACACGGTCGTCAGTCAGGTCCCCGACCCCTCTGAGCGCCAACTTCGGAACGCGGGCACCGACTACCCGGCGCGCATCGAGGACCGGTATCTCCAACTGCCGGAGAGTTCGACCGACCGGGTTCGTCAGCGGACC
This genomic window contains:
- a CDS encoding transglutaminase TgpA family protein, coding for MSTDSATASPSSDSSVGDRLRLGDVAVSYHLLAVGSLAVTMTTYLSVLFHVTDIVGGTTTLLGLVAGSLLAGTLTARKLRPKQAVVLSAGLLALGLVGYYLAVPSAYLVAMSLGKVVSDNVALLTGLSVLRMTEVGAWALGVAPAMVFAPWYLVLRQRYALAVGAGGTAMGFFVLTGDLSNFVTLVGMLSATATLGFGTLARRGGTPAQVDTLAVVLVAMILLASTVSVVPGGGASPILPGGGAGTPTVEDAFVSNGERMSIVGSIRLSPKVRFTVESDEPGYWRVGAYDRYDGNGWIRTGNPRDYGPQPAPPGRSRAVSQTVTVKAERMAAMPAMWRPTRLETGDRDNTRVSSLGAFDPVGALREGEEYTVVSQVPDPSERQLRNAGTDYPARIEDRYLQLPESSTDRVRQRTDRIVGAADAETPYAKATAIESWLEANKSYSLDVSRPEGNIAESFIFEMESGYCTYYATSMVTMLRSQGVPARFAVGYTSGQRVAEDEWVVRGLDSHAWVEVYFPDVGWVRFDPTPGGPRQQAERSQVAAARQSNVSNVDTDDSDEGEWTPTTTETTTVSGANETTGSDENVTTGPSTPASGGLGERQPINPGRGDYNETFGGFNTTGDRRADADDDDDSGGLPIGLPSREQTVLGVLVVVGLLAGGRRSGALERLQRAVWLRWQPRDDPEEDVARAFERLEFLLGRDHRERRPGETPREYLTALDETVGLDDRAEQVGSIYERVRYAGDVDDALADEAVSLVDELVRERRGLLGRK
- a CDS encoding DUF58 domain-containing protein, with product MLTRRGWALTAVTVLAFGMAAWFSARSLNAVVGPALVALAAGWLQFRRADQPQLDTKTPDYGFAGETVTVSLDFDAPTPLSGTVRLESGDGLDVQNPEVETTIADDEIDFDVALGERGVQSVGPVEVVAEDVLGVWSETYTYPVTSELVVFPRIHRLQDASDLTALHREFGLGGRDRFDQLREYERGDPLRDVHWKSSAKRADDELVVMEFEANEEREQVELLAEADGGRMDDVAEAAASVLTYLLDAGLAVGLTVPGGRVEPGAGEDHRTELLTLLARSNPGTVSDRRREGTDVLVAGRAESESVTVTIGDRTVTFGQLSGESGSAAGGTSSEADPEPSKADRESQVTADGGERR